In Opitutaceae bacterium TAV5, one genomic interval encodes:
- a CDS encoding DNA polymerase sliding clamp subunit, producing the protein MISFSKETLREALSGLRVLKPGRQGLAALRCVRVTGTDGVVRFEATSLDEYLLYEVPGKSGEPRTEEKVLVPWSVLNGVVKTADAGSTVSICTQPDPVIRCESKGGPVVLPFATQPLADWPDAPDAGRCTPVGIPSCVLAAMVEAAGCASTDANRYLLNSVLLEKHAVVGCDGRQMYVRNHLNLPLADECLVFPLSGAPAVLGKNAGDTLLFRTWKQGCRSLARIAAGPWLWTTRLIEGKYPNWHRVIPDIDGYKARLRISEEDAERLTTVLPQLPGYRDGHSPVCLTIREEGAFLNPPPHLPQVRVDLDKSRVLAVPDDGDGLQDVQFDANYLLGALRRGFRELRILDDVTPVVMRDEHRLNLWIPNRPRVGPAPARTSTTPSAAPAITPKAADHPDAEPASSQAASTNENKTTTGNSPVTITTRNESTTMVAIAHQRIGNNTGTPGIVASTSQKPHVIAAPEAQASGVDAAQQSIQRARDLLRELNGALGNLQVLVRESVRQHKALERDHETLKKNIRALRTVEV; encoded by the coding sequence ATGATCTCGTTTTCAAAAGAAACACTCCGCGAGGCCCTTTCCGGCCTGCGCGTTCTCAAACCCGGCAGACAGGGACTCGCGGCCTTGCGCTGTGTCCGTGTCACCGGAACCGACGGCGTTGTCCGGTTCGAAGCCACCAGCCTGGACGAATACCTTTTGTACGAAGTCCCCGGAAAATCCGGCGAGCCTCGCACGGAAGAAAAGGTACTCGTCCCCTGGAGCGTGCTGAACGGTGTCGTCAAAACCGCCGATGCCGGTTCAACCGTCTCGATCTGCACGCAGCCCGATCCCGTGATCCGTTGCGAGAGCAAGGGCGGGCCGGTGGTTTTGCCGTTCGCTACCCAGCCGCTGGCCGACTGGCCGGACGCGCCGGACGCAGGCAGATGCACTCCGGTCGGCATTCCGTCATGTGTGCTGGCCGCGATGGTCGAGGCGGCAGGCTGCGCGAGCACCGACGCCAACCGTTACCTGCTCAACAGCGTGCTGCTCGAAAAGCACGCCGTTGTCGGCTGCGACGGACGGCAGATGTACGTGCGCAACCACCTCAACCTGCCTCTGGCCGACGAGTGCCTTGTATTTCCTCTCTCCGGAGCGCCCGCCGTCCTCGGCAAGAATGCCGGCGACACGCTGCTTTTCCGGACGTGGAAACAGGGTTGCCGGTCACTGGCAAGAATCGCGGCGGGACCGTGGTTGTGGACCACCCGGCTGATCGAGGGGAAATATCCGAACTGGCACCGGGTGATTCCCGATATCGACGGCTACAAGGCCCGTCTGCGTATCTCGGAAGAGGATGCGGAACGTCTCACGACGGTGTTGCCACAACTTCCCGGATACAGGGACGGGCACAGCCCGGTTTGCCTGACGATCCGGGAGGAAGGCGCGTTCCTGAATCCGCCGCCGCACCTGCCGCAGGTCCGCGTGGATCTGGACAAAAGCCGGGTTCTGGCCGTTCCGGACGATGGCGACGGTCTTCAGGATGTGCAGTTCGACGCGAACTACCTGCTGGGAGCACTCCGGCGAGGGTTTCGGGAACTGCGCATCCTCGACGACGTGACACCTGTTGTCATGCGCGACGAACACAGGCTCAACCTGTGGATTCCCAACCGTCCGCGTGTCGGTCCCGCTCCGGCCAGAACGTCAACCACTCCGTCCGCCGCCCCGGCCATCACGCCGAAAGCTGCGGATCACCCGGATGCGGAGCCTGCCTCATCGCAGGCCGCATCCACCAACGAAAACAAAACCACGACCGGCAACAGCCCGGTCACAATCACAACCCGCAACGAAAGCACAACCATGGTAGCCATCGCACATCAACGCATCGGCAACAACACCGGCACTCCCGGCATTGTCGCCAGCACGTCACAAAAGCCGCACGTCATTGCCGCGCCGGAGGCCCAGGCTTCCGGCGTCGATGCCGCGCAGCAGTCGATCCAGCGAGCCCGTGATCTCCTCCGGGAGTTGAACGGCGCGCTGGGCAACCTTCAGGTTCTTGTCCGTGAATCGGTCCGCCAGCACAAGGCGCTCGAACGCGACCATGAAACCCTGAAGAAAAACATCCGCGCCCTCCGCACCGTCGAAGTGTAG